In Aegilops tauschii subsp. strangulata cultivar AL8/78 chromosome 3, Aet v6.0, whole genome shotgun sequence, one genomic interval encodes:
- the LOC109777133 gene encoding peroxidase 1 has protein sequence MVAAVVAVVVAAVCLRLPAAARGQLQVGFYNTSCPNAESLVQQAVASAFANDSGIAAGLIRLHFHDCFVRGCDASVLLVSANGTAERDAAPNKPSLRGFEVIDAAKAAVEKSCARTVSCADIVAFAARDSINLTGQAAYQVPSGRRDGNFSLDQDALNNLPPPTFTAQQLVDRFANKTLTAEEMVILSGAHTVGRSFCSSFLARIWNNTTATVDTGLSPAYAALLQALCPSSPNAATTTAVDPSTPAVLDNNYYKLLSLNLGLFFSDNQLRTNATLNTSVNSFAANETLWKQKFVAAMVKMGNIEVLTGTQGEIRLNCSVVNNRSSVAAPEAQMARHYYSGSTASIEEIATS, from the exons ATGGTGGCTGCCGTAGTTGCCGTGGTTGTGGCGGCGGTGTGCTTGCGGCTGCCGGCGGCGGCTCGCGGGCAGCTCCAGGTGGGCTTCTACAACACCAGCTGCCCCAACGCGGAGTCGCTGGTCCAGCAGGCCGTCGCCAGCGCCTTCGCGAATGACTCCGGCATCGCCGCCGGCCTCATCCGCCTTCATTTCCATGACTGCTTTGTCCGG GGATGCGACGCCTCCGTGCTGCTCGTGTCCGCCAACGGCACGGCTGAGCGCGACGCGGCCCCGAACAAGCCCAGCCTCCGGGGCTTCGAGGTGATCGACGCCGCCAAGGCCGCCGTGGAGAAGAGCTGCGCGCGCACCGTCTCCTGCGCCGACATCGTGGCCTTCGCCGCCCGCGACAGCATCAACCTCACCGGGCAGGCGGCGTACCAGGTCCCCTCGGGCCGGCGCGACGGGAACTTCTCCCTCGACCAGGACGCGCTCAACAACCTGCCTCCGCCGACGTTCACAGCGCAGCAGCTCGTGGACCGCTTCGCCAACAAGACGCTCACCGCCGAGGAGATGGTCATCCTCTCCGGCGCCCACACCGTGGGTCGCTCCTTCTGCAGCTCCTTCCTCGCCCGCATCTGGAACAACACCACCGCCACC GTGGACACGGGGCTGAGCCCGGCGTACGCGGCGCTGCTGCAGGCGCTGTGCCCGTCGAGCCCGAACGCGGCCACGACGACGGCGGTCGATCCGAGCACGCCTGCGGTGCTGGACAACAACTACTACAAGCTGCTGTCGCTCAACCTCGGCCTCTTCTTCTCCGACAACCAGCTGCGGACCAACGCCACGCTCAACACGTCCGTCAACAGCTTCGCGGCGAACGAGACGCTGTGGAAGCAGAAGTTCGTGGCAGCCATGGTGAAGATGGGGAACATCGAGGTGCTCACCGGCACCCAGGGGGAGATCCGGCTCAACTGCAGCGTCGTCAACAACCGGTCGTCGGTGGCAGCCCCCGAGGCTCAGATGGCTCGCCACTACTACTCGGGATCCACCGCCTCCATCGAGGAGATCGCGACCAGCTGA